The proteins below are encoded in one region of Terriglobales bacterium:
- a CDS encoding HAD family hydrolase has protein sequence MARALVLFDIDGTLVRRAGPHHRQALVDAVRAVTGVETTTDSIPVQGMLDPDILTLMMLNAGMEPAAIREALPEVIERAPEFYLHSVPDIRDKTCPGARELLDELQSREVLLALVTGNLAPIGWRKLQRAGLDGYFRYGAFGEMAKDRAGLAKAAIERARVEHQIAPQTPVSLIGDAPADIIAAKANGIRSIAVCTGLTSREELAAHNPDILVEDLRQIAAEALLR, from the coding sequence ATGGCGCGGGCTCTTGTCCTGTTCGACATCGATGGCACACTGGTGCGGCGCGCGGGGCCGCATCACCGGCAGGCGCTGGTCGATGCGGTGCGCGCCGTGACCGGCGTCGAGACCACTACCGACAGCATTCCGGTGCAGGGCATGCTCGATCCGGACATCCTGACCCTGATGATGCTGAATGCAGGCATGGAACCGGCGGCAATCCGCGAAGCGCTTCCGGAGGTAATCGAGCGCGCGCCGGAGTTTTATTTGCACAGCGTACCGGATATCCGCGACAAGACCTGTCCGGGCGCCCGCGAGTTGCTCGACGAATTGCAGAGTCGTGAAGTGCTGTTGGCGCTGGTGACCGGCAACCTGGCTCCGATCGGCTGGCGTAAGCTACAGCGCGCTGGACTCGACGGTTACTTTCGTTATGGCGCATTTGGCGAGATGGCGAAGGATCGCGCGGGCTTGGCGAAGGCGGCGATCGAACGGGCGCGCGTAGAGCATCAGATCGCGCCGCAGACGCCGGTGTCGCTGATCGGCGATGCGCCCGCGGATATTATCGCGGCCAAGGCAAACGGCATCCGTTCGATCGCGGTGTGCACAGGGTTGACGTCGAGGGAGGAGTTGGCGGCACACAACCCGGATATACTGGTCGAGGATTTGCGGCAAATCGCCGCCGAAGCACTGCTCCGCTAA